The segment CTGGGAAAGGTCCTGTTCGATGAGCTGGAAATACCCACGACACGGAAAGGTAAGTCAAAATATTCCACGGAGGCATCAGTCCTGGAGGAACTCAAAGAATATGAGATAATCGGATTAACCCAGGAGTACCGACAGTTATCAAAGCTCAGATCGACTTATATAGATGCCCTTCCCGGCCTCATCAATCCCAGGACCGGACGGGTGCATACCAGCTTCAACCAGACGCGGACGGCCACCGGGCGGCTCTCCTCCAGCGAGCCAAATTTACAAAATATCCCTGTCCGCGGCGAAACGGCCAAACAGATACGCTGCGCCTTCACCGCGCCAAAGGGAAACTGCTTGTTTGCCGGGGATTACTCGCAGATCGACCTCCGGGCGCTGGCTCACCTTTCCCAGGACCCGGGACTTATCCAGGCCTTCCAGCAGGACGAGGACATCCACGCCGCCACCGCCGCCCAGCTTTTCAACGTGGAAAAGTCGCAGGTGACCTCCGATATGCGCCGGCTGGCCAAAACGGTGAATTTCGGTGTTACCTACGGCATGAGCGAGTACGGTCTGGAGCAGGCTACCGAGCTCTCACGGGAAGAAGCGGCCCAGTTCATCTCCGCCTACTTTGCCAAATACCCCAAAGTGAAGGAATACCTTGAGTCGACTAAAAAGCAGGCAAGAGATAACGGCTACGTACAGACCATCCTGGGCAGAAGGCGTTTCATCCCGGAAATCAATTCGGCCAATCGTCAGGTGCGTGAAGCCGCCGAACGCATGGCAATCAACATGCCGGTGCAGGGCACCTCGGCCGACATCATCAAGGTGGCCATGATAAACCTCGACCGTGAAATGGACAAAAAGCATTCGAAGAGCAAGATATTGCTGCAGGTACACGATGAGCTTGTCCTCGAGGTTCCTGTTGAAGAGATGGAGACAATGCGCCAGCTCGTTCCTCAGGTAATGTCCTCAGCGCTCCAGCTCAGCGTACCGCTGAAGGTTGACACCAAGCAGGGCCAGAACTGGGGGGAAATGTCTTAACATGCCCGAACTGCCCGAGGTGGAAACGATAAAAAATGAGCTTGCCCCGCATGTTCTGGGGCACACCTTCACCGGCGTCACCCTTCTCTGGGGCGGTATCGTCAAGGCGCCATCGATTGAGGAATTCCGTTCCCGCCTGGTCGGACGGAAAATCACCGGCCTGTCCCGGCATGGCAAGTACCTTGTGCTCAACCTGACCGACGATGATTCGCTGGTCATCCACCTGAAGATGAGCGGCTCGCTGCTGCTGAGCCAGGATTCTTCAGAGCCACCCCAATATACCCGTGCTGTCTTCCACCTGGACGAAGGCATAAATATATTTTTCCGCGACACGCGCAAATTCGGCGGGATATGGCTGGTTAAGGACTGGAAAACAGTAACCAAAAATCTGGGGCCTGAGCCTCTGGAAGCGGAGTTTACGCCACAGGTCCTGGCGCAGCGACTGAAAAATCGGAAAGCGCCCGTCAAGGCGCTACTCTGCGACCAATCTATAATTGCCGGCATCGGCAATATGTACGCCGATGAAGCCTTGTTCGCCGCTAAAATTAATCCATTGAGGTCCGGTGCCAGTCTGACATCGGAAGAGATTGAACATCTTCACCACGCCATTCAACGGACATTGCGCGCCGCCATAAGTAATAAGGGCGCCAGCATCGTGAGCTACTACCGGCCCAGCGGCGAACCCGGGACCGCCCACTTTGAGTTCAAGGTTGCGCACGGTCGTGGCAAAAACTGCCCCAACTGCGGCCGCCCGATTCAGCGCATCCCGGTGCGCAATCGCGGCACCTATTTCTGTCCCAGGTGCCAGCCGGCTCCCTAGTCGTCCCAGAGCCGGAAGGGTGGGTACTGGTCCGTCATCAGCGCCACGTAGGCACAGAAGCGGTATGACCAGCGATTAAAGCCGATGACAAGCTTGAAGATGCTCTCAGGGTACTTGCCGGTAAACAATAAAACTATGGCACCAAAGATAGCGAGAAAGTTCACCAGACCCAGAGCGTTATTTCGCCTGTTGCCTCCTGGTTGGAAAAAGCTAACCACAACATAATGCGGGATAGCTAAAAGCCACCACTTAATCCAGACCAGCCCCCGGGACAATTTTTCTGGATATTCAATCTGAAGGTCGGCCGGGTAGTCAACAGAATTCAGGGTAAACGGGGGATACTTATCTGTACCCAATGCCCAGTAGGTGTAAAATTCCACTCGCCATGACCACCGCAGCACGCCCACGTTGAAATCGAACAAGCCCCTGGGGAACCTGCCAGTAAAGACAATGGCGAAAAAGGCGATAAGCCACACGATAATGAATGCCACCCAGAGGAATGCCAAGACAATAATGTGTGGAATTGCCAGAAACCATTTGATGAGCCACCATCCTCGCGCCGGCGGTACGGTGAGCTCACCGATTAGCGTTACCGGATATGTTTGAGCAGCCATATACTATTTACCTCCTTTTTTCTAATACTAAACCACGGTAGCTGCAGCCCGGAATACTTCGGGCAGCAGTGCCTGGATGAAACCAAAGACATTTACCAGAGATGACATGACGCTGGAGCCAGTCACCCAGCGCGCCAGCCAGCCGAAAATGGGGAAGGCATTCAGTATCAGGGCAAGCACTGTCAGGCCGATGCTGGCATTGACCGCGTTCATGGCGCCGCCGAGCAGCCGGTACAGCAATCCCTTTTTCCATATTTTATTAATCAATTTGCGAGGGAGGAGGAAAGCGAGTTGGAGTATAGCAACGACGATGCCGAAAGCAATGAAGAAGCTTATGAAATTTTCCCAGTTCTCACCGGGAAGGAAGGAGAGCAGTCCAGCAATTAAATGGTAGGACAGGCCGGCGATAAAAATGGCAATGAGCACCGCCACAAGGTTGAAAAAATGCTTTACCGCACCTTCTTTCAACCCGGCAAGCAAGCTGACCAGTAGAACAAAAACGACAAAGAGACTTACCAACCATTCCATATTGAAAATAATATTAAATTATTTGACACCGTTTGACAAGGGATTTGTTCTGTTATTCGTGATTTTTCTCGTGGTCTTCATCTTGCGAGACAGGGGTCAGGGAACAGAACAGGTCGTTCGCACCGCACTCATGGCACTCCATCTGCAATGCGCTGTGCTCGATATCGAACCGCTGCCGCAGTATCTTTTCCACCTGCTGGCGAATTTCAGCGGCCTGACTAATCTGCATATCATCAACCAGCACATGGCAGCTCATGGCGTGCAGCTCCGGAGAGATGCTCCAGACGTGTACGTCATGGACACCTTTCACACCGCGTATTTTCTGCAGGTCGCGTGCCATCCTGTTGACATCTATCTGGTGCGGCGCTGCTTCCAGTAGCACCTTTAACCCCTCCCTCAGGATGCGCCAGGCAGCAAAGGTGATAATGAACCCGATGAGCACACTGATGATGGGGTCAACGATAAACCATCCGGTCAGCATAATGATGATGGCACCGATGATGACGCCGATGGACGCCAGCGCATCACCCAGCACGTGCCAGAAGGCGCTTCGCACGTTGAGATTGCTCCGCTGCTCCTTGCGCAGCCAGAAGGCGATGAAGATATTGACGCTCAGCCCAATCAGTGCTGCTGTCAGCATAAGGGAGCTGTTCACTTCCGGCGGCTGCAGCCAGCGGCGGTATGCTTCAAAGAAAATAACCACCGCAATGGCGAATATGCTGAAGCCATTGAACAGGGCGATGATAACCCCTACGCGGTGGTAACCAAAGGTCATGCGACTGCTCGCCGGGCGTTCGGCCTGCCTCACACCATACCAGCTGAGCGAGAGGGCAATGATGTCGGCAAAAACGTGTCCGGCGTCGCTGAGCAGGGCCAGGCTGTGGGACAGAAAACCGCCGACAAGCTCAACTACCAGAATCAGACCGGTCAGCAGGATGCCATATTTCAGCTTGTTGCCCACCGTCATGGGATGATGATGGGTGTGGTTAGTCAATGCCTTCTCCCCTATTGGCCGACTACTTCCCGAAGAGCTGCCACATATGCCTCATAAGTCCTCGAATCAAAGAGCACGAAGACCACTTCCTTGACCGATGTCATCTTCTCACGTAAAAATGCTATCACCGTCGTGAGAGCAACTCCAGCCGCCTGCTCAACCGGGTATCCGTAAGCACCGGTGCTGATGGACGGGAAGGAGACGCCGGTTAAATTGTTCCCGGCGGCAAGTTTCAGGCTTTCCCGGTAGGCGCTTTCCAGAAGCTCGGCTTCACCCCTGCCACCGCCATGCCAGAACGGGCCAACGGTATGAATTACGTGCTTTGCCGGCAGGTTTCCGCCTGTGGTTATCACTGACTTACCCGTGGGGAGACGCCCCTGCCTGGCCACGATTTTTTTACACTCCTCCAGAATGGCGGGACCACCGGCCCTATGAATAGCACCGTCCACGCCACCACCGCCCATCAAGCTGGAATTGGCAGCATTGACGATGGCATCTGTAGACTGCCGGGTAATATCACCCTGGATGATGGATATTTCTGCCTCATTTACCGTTACCTGTTCTGGCCCATTCCCCATGTCAGCACCTCCTGTCGGTCACTGCTGGCTTCTCAGATAATCAATTGCCCACTGGATGGCCTCTTCACCTTCCAGCTCCAGCTCAATATCCGGCCTGATTCCTTCCCCTTCAATGAGTCGACCGTTTGGTGTGAGCCAGCGTGCGGTGGTTATGTAAAGCCCAGAACCGTCCTGAAGCTCACGCGGGATGTTGACACTGCCCTTGCCGAACGTCACGTTTCCGGCAACTGTTGCCCTGCCGTGGTCCTGCAATGCACCCGCCAGCACCTCGCTGCCGCTGGCGCTAAACTCGTTCACCAATATAACCATCGGTAGTTCATTAACCAGTTCTTTGGGTTTCACTTGCAGGGCTGTCTGCTCGCCTTTATTATTCACCACTTTCACCACCACGCCATCTTTCAGGAAATGTGAAGCGACCCCGACAACACTATCCAGTATTCCACCTGGATTGCTGCGCATGTCCAGAATTATGCCTTTCGCGCCTGCCTGGTCAATGTCATTTAGTGCGGTCAGTAATTCGTCGGCGGTGCGCTTGGAGAAGTGAGTAATCCTGAGGTGGGCAATGTCCTCCACCATTTCCAGCGTAACGCTGGACAGTTCAATCGTGGCGCGCACGATATCGATTTCCACCGGTTCGGTTTCGTCATGATGCTGAATGAGCAACCTGACGGTTGTCCCTTTGGGGCCGCGGATTTTAAGCACCGCCTCCACCATACTCATATCAGCTGTGGACTCGTCGTCTATCTCCAGAATGACGTCTTCTGACCTTACTCCGGCCTGAGCCGCCGGTGAGTCGGGAATGGGCGAGATAACGGTGAGTTTCTCCTCTCTTATCCCCACCTGCGCACCAATACCTTCAATCTCGCCTTCAAGACCGCTCATACCGATTTCATACGTTTCAGCATCGATATATGAGCTGTAAGGGTCATCAAGAGATTCAATCATGCCTTCGATGGCACCCTTGCTGAGCTCGTCTGGCTCAAGCTTGTCCCGGTCCACATAGTCCCTGAAGATGATATCCCATGCCTCCTCTACCAGTCCCAGCCCTTCTCCATCTCCTGTTGGAACCCCTCCCAGGTTATAGCCGGTGCCGAAGGCAAGTGCAATTATGGCAATGAAAGTTAAAATGATGAGTACATACTTCATCGTGTTTGACATCGGTTTATTTTCCCCCAAAGGATATTACTGACAACATTGAGCCACGGAAAAACACCCGCAGGATTTGACTTCGGAGAAGATTTATTTGCCTCCTTACCGTGCGTTTACGAGGCTATCCGTCAGTTAACTCAAAGGTCAAGTAAACCTGTAAGCCGAGTTACAGGACATCTCACGAACGATTTAATTCTTGACCAGAAATTTGTCCAAGAACTTGCCCAATCCATCTCTAGGCTAGTTCACAATGACTTGCCAAATGTCCCTTATACTGTAGCCGTGACAAACCTCTTTGAAGTATATCATAAAGAGCTCTCCGAAAGCGACCGGGACCCCAAAACTATTGACCGCTACTGGGGGGTCGCCATCCGCTATCAAACCTGGCTGGGCGATAGAGAAGTCAATGTTCAAACCGCCAAGCAGTTCTTAGCGCACTTAAGGGAGCAAGGCTACCAACCCAGATCGGTTATTCTCTACTACCACGCCTTACGGCCATTCTTCGAGTTCATCAGGCAGCCCTTAAAGCTCCGGCTGAGAAAACCCGAGACGCTGCCGCCTTACTATGACCCGGGCGACTTTGAGGGACTGGTAGCGCAAGCCAGAAAAGGACTTTATCACCAGACGGCAGCCCAAAAGCGCCGTAACGAAGCCCTGCTCTTAACCTTCGCCTACACCGGCCTGAGAAAGAGTGAGTTGCTGGAGCTGCAGGTCTGCGACCTGGACTTTAACCGGCAATGTATCCTGGTCAGACTGGGCAAAGGCCGACGACAGCGAGTTATCCCGATGTCAGAAAGGATCGTAATTCCCCTGCGTCAGCAGTGCGCCGGCAAGACAGCACAACAAAAAGTGTTTAACGGACTGAATGGGCGCAGCGTTTATCGAATCGTCACCGGCCTGGCCAAGGCGGCGGGCTTAGATGGATTCCACCCCCATAGCCTGAGACATTTCTTTGCCACCCAACTTTTGGAAAAGGGGGCTAACTTAAGAGAGGTTCAACTCCTGCTGGGCCATCGAGACCTGACGACAACGGCGGTATACCTTGACGTAACCGCTGAGCATCTTCGCGCCGCTGTTGTGCGATTAGATAGTTCTGAAATGCCACTGCATCTATCTGCCACCGATTAGCGGCGAAGCCGCCATACGTCGGAAATTCTTTTAGAAAGCCGGAGACGATACCCTCCCGGGCCAGGGCGTTTAGTGCACACGGGTCGTCGTCAATGAGTTCACCAGCGAGTTTTGTTGTTATTTTAATGGTGCCATCGTCCCAGTAGGTGATTGTTATATTCTTTTGGTAATTTCGCGTGTGCTGTTCAATGTTGTTGAGCTGGGCATCACTAATAACGGCGTGCCTCTCATTGTCTTTCGGAACGATATCAAGCCGTGCCATTGCCTTACGAAGACCCCGAACGGTCATCTTAAGTTCCACTGCCGCACCGCTAATGGTGTGGGTGCCCGAAAGCGGCTGCCATGCCACCCTTCTTAGCCATTGGACTTCTCGCTTCTCCGTTTGCTTCACCGCGTCGGGATCGAAATTGGCATACCCGTACGCCTGGTAGCACTCCGAGCAAATGGACTTGTCTGGGGCAGCCTCCCTGACGCGGCAAAGCACACAAAGGTCTGGCCTTATCGCGTAGTGGTTGGAAGTGAATCTACCTCCAGGTTGGTTCACAGACGCCTCCCCAAGCTGTGATACCATTACTCTACAACATTTCCGTAATTTATTACAAGCTCAAGATAAATAGAAGGAGGTAGAGAAATGATATTTGAGATGAAGGCGAACCCAACGAACGGGCAAATGGTGATGCCAGTGCCTGTAAGAAAAGAATGGGGCAACAACTACGAAATGCGGCCTAACGCAGTGGCTGGCGTCATCTACTGGCTACAATATGGGTAGGTAAAGGTCTTGATGTGAAGAAACTCCAAGTGCTACTTGGCCATGCAAGCATAGCCACTACTATGGAATATGTTGATTCTAATTTTGAGCAACTAAGATCCGAATATGAAAAGCTATGGCAAGATGAAGAAAAGCAGACAAAGGATTAAAAAGACAAGGAAAGAGCCAACGAGGGAGAGGAAACCTGGAAATCCTCCTCAAATAACCATCGGTTGGGGAAGAGGCGCCAGTGAGTATCGCCCTGGGCTGTTTACAAAAAAGTGTTTTGAAAAGCACGGCGAAGCCTGCGGTGCCGATATCTACTACGCCCTAAGCGAGGAGTTAGAGCGGCTAAACAAGGAAAGAATCGAGATAGGGGAAAAGCCCTTCGAAAGACCAAACTACTCAAGTTTTAGC is part of the Chloroflexota bacterium genome and harbors:
- the mutM gene encoding bifunctional DNA-formamidopyrimidine glycosylase/DNA-(apurinic or apyrimidinic site) lyase, giving the protein MPELPEVETIKNELAPHVLGHTFTGVTLLWGGIVKAPSIEEFRSRLVGRKITGLSRHGKYLVLNLTDDDSLVIHLKMSGSLLLSQDSSEPPQYTRAVFHLDEGINIFFRDTRKFGGIWLVKDWKTVTKNLGPEPLEAEFTPQVLAQRLKNRKAPVKALLCDQSIIAGIGNMYADEALFAAKINPLRSGASLTSEEIEHLHHAIQRTLRAAISNKGASIVSYYRPSGEPGTAHFEFKVAHGRGKNCPNCGRPIQRIPVRNRGTYFCPRCQPAP
- a CDS encoding DUF4389 domain-containing protein is translated as MAAQTYPVTLIGELTVPPARGWWLIKWFLAIPHIIVLAFLWVAFIIVWLIAFFAIVFTGRFPRGLFDFNVGVLRWSWRVEFYTYWALGTDKYPPFTLNSVDYPADLQIEYPEKLSRGLVWIKWWLLAIPHYVVVSFFQPGGNRRNNALGLVNFLAIFGAIVLLFTGKYPESIFKLVIGFNRWSYRFCAYVALMTDQYPPFRLWDD
- a CDS encoding CvpA family protein, yielding MEWLVSLFVVFVLLVSLLAGLKEGAVKHFFNLVAVLIAIFIAGLSYHLIAGLLSFLPGENWENFISFFIAFGIVVAILQLAFLLPRKLINKIWKKGLLYRLLGGAMNAVNASIGLTVLALILNAFPIFGWLARWVTGSSVMSSLVNVFGFIQALLPEVFRAAATVV
- a CDS encoding cation diffusion facilitator family transporter, producing the protein MTVGNKLKYGILLTGLILVVELVGGFLSHSLALLSDAGHVFADIIALSLSWYGVRQAERPASSRMTFGYHRVGVIIALFNGFSIFAIAVVIFFEAYRRWLQPPEVNSSLMLTAALIGLSVNIFIAFWLRKEQRSNLNVRSAFWHVLGDALASIGVIIGAIIIMLTGWFIVDPIISVLIGFIITFAAWRILREGLKVLLEAAPHQIDVNRMARDLQKIRGVKGVHDVHVWSISPELHAMSCHVLVDDMQISQAAEIRQQVEKILRQRFDIEHSALQMECHECGANDLFCSLTPVSQDEDHEKNHE
- a CDS encoding O-acetyl-ADP-ribose deacetylase, which encodes MGNGPEQVTVNEAEISIIQGDITRQSTDAIVNAANSSLMGGGGVDGAIHRAGGPAILEECKKIVARQGRLPTGKSVITTGGNLPAKHVIHTVGPFWHGGGRGEAELLESAYRESLKLAAGNNLTGVSFPSISTGAYGYPVEQAAGVALTTVIAFLREKMTSVKEVVFVLFDSRTYEAYVAALREVVGQ
- a CDS encoding S41 family peptidase; its protein translation is MSNTMKYVLIILTFIAIIALAFGTGYNLGGVPTGDGEGLGLVEEAWDIIFRDYVDRDKLEPDELSKGAIEGMIESLDDPYSSYIDAETYEIGMSGLEGEIEGIGAQVGIREEKLTVISPIPDSPAAQAGVRSEDVILEIDDESTADMSMVEAVLKIRGPKGTTVRLLIQHHDETEPVEIDIVRATIELSSVTLEMVEDIAHLRITHFSKRTADELLTALNDIDQAGAKGIILDMRSNPGGILDSVVGVASHFLKDGVVVKVVNNKGEQTALQVKPKELVNELPMVILVNEFSASGSEVLAGALQDHGRATVAGNVTFGKGSVNIPRELQDGSGLYITTARWLTPNGRLIEGEGIRPDIELELEGEEAIQWAIDYLRSQQ
- a CDS encoding tyrosine-type recombinase/integrase; its protein translation is MTNLFEVYHKELSESDRDPKTIDRYWGVAIRYQTWLGDREVNVQTAKQFLAHLREQGYQPRSVILYYHALRPFFEFIRQPLKLRLRKPETLPPYYDPGDFEGLVAQARKGLYHQTAAQKRRNEALLLTFAYTGLRKSELLELQVCDLDFNRQCILVRLGKGRRQRVIPMSERIVIPLRQQCAGKTAQQKVFNGLNGRSVYRIVTGLAKAAGLDGFHPHSLRHFFATQLLEKGANLREVQLLLGHRDLTTTAVYLDVTAEHLRAAVVRLDSSEMPLHLSATD
- a CDS encoding site-specific integrase codes for the protein MATIWVGKGLDVKKLQVLLGHASIATTMEYVDSNFEQLRSEYEKLWQDEEKQTKD